In the Piscinibacter sp. XHJ-5 genome, one interval contains:
- a CDS encoding RNA polymerase sigma factor, translated as MNDHEALPLIEAAVAGSERALEQLIAGIQHQVYRLSLRMLGSPADAQDASQEILIRIVTSLASFERRSTFATWVHSIAANHLRDAAERRDRRAMASLDAMAERLDAGLAATAHADIGSHRDDPALRHEARELGLRCTQGMLMGLDVDQRLALVLSEIFGVDTAHGARVLGISPAAYRQRLSRGRRRLHDFLQGRCGLVDENARCSCTRQALACRAAGHPVKIRNMSRSEPEPALDEGYRELSLMHRIAAVLRRTPEWKMPEEVTRRLRHVIAASPMLGHGDTSASGVP; from the coding sequence ATGAACGACCACGAGGCCCTGCCGCTGATCGAGGCCGCGGTCGCCGGCAGCGAGCGCGCGCTGGAACAGCTGATCGCCGGCATCCAGCACCAGGTGTACCGCCTGTCGCTGCGCATGCTCGGCTCGCCGGCCGACGCGCAGGACGCGTCGCAGGAGATCCTGATCCGCATCGTCACCTCGCTGGCGTCGTTCGAGCGCCGCAGCACGTTCGCGACCTGGGTCCACAGCATCGCCGCCAATCACCTGCGCGATGCCGCCGAGCGACGCGACAGGCGCGCGATGGCCAGCCTGGACGCCATGGCCGAGCGGCTCGATGCGGGGCTGGCCGCGACAGCGCACGCCGACATCGGCAGCCACCGCGACGACCCGGCGCTGCGGCACGAAGCCAGAGAGCTCGGCCTGCGCTGCACGCAAGGCATGCTCATGGGGCTGGACGTCGACCAGCGCCTGGCGCTGGTCCTCAGCGAGATCTTCGGCGTCGACACGGCGCACGGGGCCCGTGTGCTCGGCATCAGTCCGGCCGCGTATCGCCAGCGGCTGTCGCGCGGCCGCCGGCGCCTGCATGACTTCCTCCAAGGACGCTGCGGCCTGGTCGACGAGAACGCGCGCTGCAGCTGCACGCGCCAGGCGCTCGCATGCCGCGCGGCCGGCCATCCGGTGAAGATCCGCAACATGAGCCGCAGCGAGCCGGAGCCTGCACTCGACGAGGGCTATCGCGAGCTGTCACTGATGCACCGCATCGCCGCGGTGCTGCGCCGGACGCCGGAGTGGAAGATGCCCGAAGAGGTCACCCGACGGCTGCGGCACGTCATCGCGGCCAGCCCGATGCTCGGGCATGGCGACACCTCGGCGTCGGGAGTACCATAG
- a CDS encoding GFA family protein, with product MHLQGSCHCRAVTFSVESTSPVPFMRCYCSICRKTAGSGGYAINLGADFHTLKVKGRRHLRVYRARMGEGDDVRTSSGQRHFCGRCGSPLWLWDPAWPDLVHPHAGAIDSELPPPPEHVHMMLGSKASWVPVEGRRDDPRYEDYPDMSLAQWHERHG from the coding sequence ATGCATCTCCAGGGTTCCTGCCACTGCCGCGCCGTGACCTTCTCCGTCGAATCGACGTCGCCCGTCCCCTTCATGCGCTGCTACTGCTCGATCTGCCGCAAGACCGCGGGCAGCGGCGGCTATGCGATCAACCTGGGCGCCGACTTCCACACGCTGAAGGTGAAAGGACGCCGCCATCTGCGCGTCTACCGGGCGCGGATGGGCGAAGGCGACGACGTGCGCACGAGCAGCGGGCAGCGTCACTTCTGCGGCCGCTGCGGCAGCCCGCTGTGGCTGTGGGATCCCGCCTGGCCGGACCTGGTGCATCCGCACGCCGGTGCCATCGACAGCGAGCTGCCGCCGCCGCCCGAGCATGTCCACATGATGCTGGGCTCGAAGGCGAGCTGGGTGCCGGTGGAAGGGCGGCGCGACGATCCGCGCTACGAGGACTATCCGGACATGTCGCTCGCCCAGTGGCACGAGCGGCACGGTTAG
- a CDS encoding SDR family oxidoreductase, translated as MDLGLSTKHALVTGSTAGIGLATACALAREGAAVTVNGRTQRRVDEAVAQVRKAAPRAAVNGIALDLSTADGCRAITEVLPDVDVLVNNLGIFEPKPFEDIPDEDWLRFFEVNVMSGVRLSRHYVAGMRARNWGRIVFVSSESGLQIPTEMIHYGMTKTAQLAVARGLAETLAGTGVTVNSVLPGPTASEGVGGFVADMARTRGVDVATVEREFFSSARPSSVLRRFATPDEVASMIVYACSAAASATTGTALRVDGGVVRAIA; from the coding sequence GCACGCACTCGTCACCGGCTCGACCGCCGGCATAGGACTGGCCACCGCCTGTGCGCTCGCACGCGAAGGCGCAGCCGTCACCGTCAACGGCCGCACGCAGCGGCGGGTCGATGAAGCGGTGGCGCAGGTGCGCAAGGCCGCGCCGCGCGCCGCGGTGAACGGCATCGCGCTCGACCTGTCCACCGCGGACGGCTGCCGCGCGATCACCGAGGTGCTGCCCGATGTCGACGTGCTGGTCAACAACCTCGGCATCTTCGAGCCGAAGCCGTTCGAGGACATCCCGGACGAAGACTGGCTGCGCTTCTTCGAGGTCAACGTGATGAGCGGCGTGCGCCTGTCGCGCCACTACGTCGCCGGCATGCGGGCGCGCAACTGGGGCCGCATCGTCTTCGTCTCCAGCGAATCGGGACTGCAGATCCCGACCGAGATGATTCACTACGGCATGACCAAGACCGCACAGCTTGCCGTCGCCCGCGGCCTGGCCGAGACGCTGGCCGGCACCGGTGTCACGGTGAACAGCGTGCTGCCGGGCCCCACCGCTTCCGAAGGCGTCGGCGGCTTCGTCGCCGACATGGCCCGCACGCGCGGTGTTGACGTCGCCACCGTCGAGCGCGAGTTCTTCAGCAGCGCGCGGCCCTCGTCGGTGCTGCGCCGCTTCGCCACGCCCGACGAGGTCGCGTCGATGATCGTGTACGCGTGCAGCGCGGCCGCGTCGGCGACCACGGGCACGGCGCTGCGGGTCGACGGTGGCGTCGTGCGCGCCATCGCCTGA
- a CDS encoding TAXI family TRAP transporter solute-binding subunit, which yields MPWRFIAGLVVACLAGSTAFASASYKIVTASERGTYIQIGRDLAKFIAPPADIELEALPSAGSAENVERLRYEPGVKFALVQSDVYQAFLDHAAGGNADADAMIRPLRVILPLYNEEIYFIARSDSPLNFVHEIKDAKINVGALRSGTAMSSTTIFRQMFGSAIPEGNASYLSNEEALVKLIGDKSIDVVVVVAGQPAKLLVDMKPEARQLIKLLKFDPNHPSSKAALRTYFNATVRAASYPNLLAEDIPSVAVKAFLVTYDYKLASTSDHLNRFARSLCQNFPRLREQGHPKWREVEIGLPELGRGWLYYPQTERALRACMANQPKVQPVRACTQQEKILGLCK from the coding sequence ATGCCCTGGAGATTCATCGCTGGCCTGGTCGTGGCATGCCTGGCGGGATCGACCGCCTTCGCGTCCGCGAGCTACAAGATCGTCACCGCGTCGGAGCGCGGCACCTACATCCAGATCGGCCGTGACCTCGCGAAGTTCATCGCGCCGCCGGCCGACATCGAACTCGAAGCGCTGCCGTCCGCGGGCTCGGCCGAGAACGTGGAGCGCCTGCGCTACGAGCCCGGCGTGAAGTTCGCGCTCGTGCAATCCGACGTGTACCAGGCCTTCCTGGATCACGCCGCCGGCGGCAATGCCGACGCGGACGCCATGATCCGCCCGCTGCGGGTGATCCTGCCGCTGTACAACGAAGAGATCTACTTCATCGCGCGATCCGACTCGCCGCTGAACTTCGTGCACGAGATCAAGGACGCGAAGATCAACGTCGGCGCGCTGCGCAGCGGCACCGCGATGTCGTCGACCACGATCTTCCGCCAGATGTTCGGCTCGGCCATCCCCGAGGGCAACGCCAGCTACCTGAGCAACGAGGAGGCGCTGGTCAAGCTGATCGGCGACAAGAGCATCGACGTCGTGGTCGTCGTGGCCGGGCAGCCCGCCAAGCTGCTGGTCGACATGAAGCCCGAGGCGCGCCAACTCATCAAGCTGCTCAAGTTCGATCCCAACCACCCCTCGAGCAAGGCGGCACTGCGCACCTACTTCAATGCCACGGTGCGAGCGGCGAGCTATCCCAACCTGCTGGCCGAGGACATTCCCAGCGTCGCGGTGAAGGCGTTCCTCGTCACCTACGACTACAAGCTCGCCTCCACCAGCGATCACCTCAACCGCTTCGCGCGCTCGCTGTGCCAGAACTTCCCCCGGCTGCGCGAGCAGGGGCATCCCAAGTGGCGTGAAGTGGAGATCGGCCTGCCGGAACTCGGCCGCGGCTGGCTCTACTACCCGCAGACCGAGCGCGCGCTGCGCGCCTGCATGGCGAACCAGCCGAAGGTGCAGCCGGTGCGCGCATGCACGCAGCAGGAGAAGATCCTCGGGTTGTGCAAGTGA
- a CDS encoding AraC family transcriptional regulator → MEHPDPWSPVDALGDALHHLRMSGVFYCRSDFTAPWGLELPPMPDCLMFHVVTAGRCWLEVPGEAPRMLQPGDLTLVPHGQGHRLASEPGGAAAKLFELPRETLSERYEILRQGGGGAATHLVCGAVRFDDPAAHHLVAMLPRVLGMEAPGSPYTDWMHSTLRLMAAEARELRPGGEAVVTRLADILVIQAIRSWIAEAPAARAGWLGALKDRQIGRVLAAVHRDPAQPWTLASLASEAGMSRSAFAARFTELVGMPAMQYVARWRMHVALIRLQQHDEGIARLASRVGYQSEAAFSRAFKRFVGMSPGAVSRQRGAGAAAAGS, encoded by the coding sequence ATGGAACACCCCGATCCCTGGTCACCGGTGGACGCGCTCGGCGATGCGCTGCATCACCTGCGCATGAGCGGCGTCTTCTATTGCCGCTCCGACTTCACGGCGCCCTGGGGACTGGAGCTGCCGCCGATGCCGGACTGCCTGATGTTCCACGTCGTCACCGCGGGCCGCTGCTGGCTCGAGGTGCCGGGCGAAGCGCCGCGCATGCTGCAGCCGGGCGACCTCACGCTGGTGCCGCACGGCCAGGGACATCGACTGGCGAGCGAGCCGGGTGGCGCGGCAGCGAAGCTGTTCGAGCTGCCGCGCGAGACGCTGAGCGAGCGCTACGAGATCCTGCGCCAGGGCGGCGGCGGGGCCGCGACGCACCTGGTGTGCGGCGCCGTCCGCTTCGACGATCCCGCCGCGCATCACCTCGTCGCCATGCTGCCGCGCGTGCTGGGCATGGAAGCCCCCGGCTCGCCCTACACCGACTGGATGCACAGCACGCTGCGCCTGATGGCCGCCGAAGCACGCGAGCTGCGCCCCGGCGGCGAGGCGGTCGTCACGCGCCTGGCGGACATCCTGGTGATCCAGGCCATCCGCAGCTGGATCGCCGAGGCGCCCGCTGCACGTGCCGGGTGGCTGGGCGCGCTGAAGGACCGGCAGATCGGGCGGGTGCTGGCCGCGGTCCACCGCGACCCGGCACAGCCGTGGACCCTGGCCTCGCTCGCGAGCGAAGCGGGCATGTCGCGCTCCGCCTTCGCGGCGCGCTTCACCGAGCTGGTCGGCATGCCGGCCATGCAGTACGTCGCGCGCTGGCGCATGCACGTCGCGCTGATCCGGCTGCAGCAGCACGATGAAGGCATCGCGCGGCTGGCGAGCCGCGTCGGCTACCAGTCGGAAGCGGCGTTCAGCCGCGCCTTCAAGCGCTTCGTCGGCATGTCGCCCGGCGCGGTCAGCCGGCAGCGCGGCGCGGGGGCCGCGGCGGCCGGCTCCTGA
- a CDS encoding PaaI family thioesterase — MQPTSPTSTVAAAVPAPAALTTDPAELRAICEEVITRSPFARWMGTRIGDIRPGRVVLQLPVRDDLRQHHGQVHGAVLGYLADTAASWTAATLVGDVVTSEYKINLLAPARGELLEVIGEVVRAGRRQVVSRADVYALDGGRRELVATALATIAVVRPQAKEDAR, encoded by the coding sequence ATGCAACCGACCTCCCCGACCTCCACCGTTGCGGCCGCCGTCCCGGCGCCCGCTGCCCTGACCACCGATCCCGCCGAGCTGCGCGCGATCTGCGAAGAGGTCATCACGCGCAGTCCGTTCGCCCGCTGGATGGGCACGCGCATAGGCGACATCCGTCCGGGCCGGGTCGTGCTGCAACTGCCGGTCCGCGACGACCTGCGCCAGCATCACGGCCAGGTGCACGGCGCGGTGCTGGGCTACCTCGCGGACACGGCCGCGTCGTGGACGGCGGCGACGCTGGTCGGCGATGTCGTGACCTCGGAGTACAAGATCAACCTGCTGGCGCCGGCTCGCGGCGAGCTGCTCGAGGTGATCGGCGAAGTGGTGCGTGCCGGCCGGCGGCAGGTCGTCAGCCGCGCCGACGTGTACGCGCTCGACGGCGGGCGTCGCGAGCTGGTGGCGACGGCACTGGCCACGATCGCGGTGGTGCGGCCGCAGGCCAAGGAGGACGCGCGATGA
- a CDS encoding D-alanyl-D-alanine carboxypeptidase, protein MQHRARTLWLGVAVGLCSAIVQAAPALPTEVAKALGASGLPLASFGFDVRPVDAGAPTPLATLNAERPFTLGSTAKIVTSLAALDLLGEAHRWRTEAYAAGPLVNGRLAGDLVIAGGDAGLTPTELARWFRQMRAEGLVHVAGNIVLERLDLLHEEHPTQAGTAAEERATGMASDARTFNRGALVVAVHPTRSQRAAVTLRPHPLGVQVVNDVFMGGGCQAWAQWKSPQQTSGLPTLWVRGRWDDGCGARDVAFVRPTAAMRLAAPAPAVVPTPRLVTALWAQTGGKLGGRVVEAQRRPAAPDAADAPPPAWSSEVSTPLPELIREINKTSNNVAARNLLLSLASGATTPLGALSRAQERVHGWLREKGLADDDIHIDIGSGQSRAERGKPRAMVQLLLGAWRAGGSTVFVDSLPIAGVDGTLAQRMRSGSATGQAWLKTGTLRDTRALAGYVRARSGKVYAVAAIVNHPQAARATPSLDAFIEWVAKNG, encoded by the coding sequence GTGCAACATCGTGCGCGAACCCTTTGGCTCGGCGTCGCGGTCGGGCTGTGCTCGGCCATCGTGCAGGCCGCCCCGGCGCTTCCGACCGAGGTGGCGAAAGCGCTGGGCGCCTCCGGGCTGCCGCTGGCGAGCTTCGGCTTCGACGTGCGCCCGGTCGACGCAGGCGCGCCGACTCCGCTGGCGACGCTGAACGCCGAGCGGCCGTTCACCCTCGGATCGACTGCCAAGATCGTCACCTCGCTGGCCGCGCTCGACCTTCTCGGCGAGGCGCACCGCTGGCGCACGGAGGCCTACGCCGCCGGCCCGCTGGTGAACGGTCGTCTCGCCGGCGATCTGGTCATTGCCGGCGGCGATGCCGGCCTCACGCCGACCGAGCTGGCGCGCTGGTTCCGCCAGATGCGCGCCGAGGGCCTGGTGCACGTCGCCGGCAACATCGTCCTGGAGCGGCTCGACCTTCTGCACGAGGAGCATCCGACCCAGGCGGGCACCGCCGCCGAGGAGCGCGCGACCGGCATGGCGTCGGATGCGCGCACCTTCAACCGAGGCGCGCTGGTCGTGGCGGTGCATCCCACCAGGTCCCAGCGCGCCGCCGTCACCCTGCGCCCGCATCCGCTGGGCGTACAGGTGGTCAACGACGTCTTCATGGGCGGCGGCTGCCAGGCCTGGGCGCAATGGAAGTCGCCGCAGCAGACTTCCGGCCTGCCGACGCTGTGGGTGCGCGGCCGCTGGGACGACGGTTGCGGTGCGCGCGACGTCGCCTTCGTGCGGCCGACCGCGGCGATGCGCCTGGCCGCGCCGGCCCCGGCGGTGGTCCCGACGCCGCGGCTGGTCACGGCGCTGTGGGCGCAGACCGGCGGCAAGCTGGGCGGCCGCGTCGTGGAGGCACAGCGCCGGCCGGCGGCGCCCGACGCCGCGGACGCCCCGCCGCCGGCGTGGAGCAGCGAGGTGTCGACGCCGCTGCCGGAGCTGATCCGGGAGATCAACAAGACCAGCAACAACGTGGCGGCCCGCAACCTGCTGCTGTCACTGGCCAGCGGCGCCACCACGCCGCTGGGCGCGCTGTCACGCGCGCAGGAGCGGGTGCACGGCTGGCTGCGCGAAAAGGGCCTGGCAGACGACGACATCCACATCGACATCGGCTCGGGCCAGTCGCGAGCCGAGCGCGGCAAGCCGAGGGCGATGGTGCAGCTGCTGCTGGGTGCCTGGCGCGCCGGCGGCTCCACCGTCTTCGTGGATTCGCTGCCGATCGCCGGCGTGGACGGCACGCTCGCGCAGCGAATGCGCAGCGGGTCGGCGACCGGCCAGGCGTGGCTGAAGACCGGCACGCTGCGCGACACGCGTGCGCTGGCCGGCTACGTGCGCGCGCGCAGCGGCAAGGTGTACGCCGTCGCGGCGATCGTGAACCACCCGCAGGCGGCGCGTGCGACGCCTTCGCTCGATGCGTTCATCGAGTGGGTGGCGAAGAACGGCTGA
- a CDS encoding class II aldolase/adducin family protein: MFTINDIERTRPHDCELDEWRLRLELAACYRVFDRRGWVEEIFNHITVRLPGPERHYLINPFGLHYGEVTARNLVKVDLAGNTIGRDDHPVNRAGFVIHSAIHRARDDAHCIIHTHHSAGIAVSCKAEGLAMDNFYAAFLHGRVAYHDFEGVTVDEGEQARLVEHLGDKTCLLLRNHGLLVAEHDIASAFYWMYVLQRACEIQVLSGSMPGPNLPLTAQALAMSSSSVQDADPQRDLFSKVFWAAVRRAGVTLDQIA; the protein is encoded by the coding sequence ATGTTCACTATCAACGACATCGAGCGTACGCGCCCGCACGATTGCGAGCTCGACGAATGGCGACTGCGGCTCGAGCTCGCGGCTTGCTACCGTGTCTTCGACAGGCGCGGCTGGGTCGAGGAGATCTTCAACCACATCACCGTGCGCCTGCCGGGACCCGAGCGGCACTACCTCATCAACCCGTTCGGCCTGCACTACGGCGAGGTCACGGCCCGCAACCTGGTCAAGGTCGACCTCGCCGGCAACACGATCGGCCGCGACGACCATCCGGTGAACCGCGCGGGCTTCGTCATCCACAGCGCGATCCACCGCGCGCGCGACGACGCGCACTGCATCATCCACACCCACCATTCGGCCGGCATCGCGGTGTCGTGCAAGGCCGAGGGCCTGGCGATGGACAACTTCTACGCCGCCTTCCTGCATGGGCGCGTCGCCTATCACGACTTCGAAGGCGTCACGGTTGATGAAGGCGAGCAGGCGCGGCTGGTCGAGCATCTCGGCGACAAGACCTGCCTGCTGCTGCGCAACCACGGGCTGCTCGTCGCCGAGCACGACATCGCATCGGCCTTCTACTGGATGTACGTGCTTCAGCGTGCCTGCGAGATCCAGGTCCTCAGCGGCTCGATGCCCGGGCCCAATCTGCCGCTCACGGCACAGGCGCTCGCCATGTCGTCGAGCAGCGTCCAGGACGCGGATCCGCAGCGCGACCTGTTCTCCAAGGTGTTCTGGGCCGCCGTTCGGCGCGCCGGCGTCACGCTCGATCAGATCGCCTGA
- a CDS encoding SDR family oxidoreductase — MKVLVVGATGGSGRAAVSGLLAAGHEVTAFSRRAQSLQAMSPALRCVNGDAMSAGDVERAVQGHDAVIVVLGIAESALRVRLLGSAGTPMDVRSAGTRNVVAAMKRHGVRRLVVQSSFGVGETRHKLPWVYRLMFALLLKPQIADTERQEREVRASGLDWVIAQPVNLTDTPADTPPFVSAEGQTRRMQVSRQQVGRFLADVVRGDAFVGRSVALSGG, encoded by the coding sequence ATGAAGGTCCTGGTGGTCGGAGCGACGGGTGGCTCGGGGCGGGCGGCGGTGAGCGGCCTGCTCGCGGCAGGGCATGAGGTGACGGCGTTCTCGCGCCGTGCGCAGAGCCTGCAGGCGATGTCGCCCGCGCTGCGCTGCGTGAACGGCGACGCCATGAGCGCCGGCGACGTCGAGCGCGCCGTGCAAGGGCATGACGCGGTGATCGTGGTGCTCGGCATTGCCGAGAGCGCGCTGCGGGTGCGGCTGCTGGGCAGCGCCGGCACGCCGATGGACGTCCGCTCGGCGGGCACGCGCAACGTCGTTGCCGCGATGAAGCGGCATGGCGTGCGCCGCCTGGTGGTGCAGTCCAGCTTCGGTGTCGGCGAGACGCGCCACAAGCTGCCGTGGGTGTACCGGCTGATGTTCGCGCTGCTGCTGAAGCCGCAGATCGCCGACACGGAGCGGCAGGAGCGCGAGGTGCGCGCCAGCGGCCTCGACTGGGTGATCGCCCAGCCGGTGAACCTGACCGACACGCCCGCCGACACGCCGCCGTTCGTCTCGGCCGAGGGTCAGACCCGGCGCATGCAGGTGTCGCGGCAGCAGGTGGGGCGCTTTCTGGCCGACGTGGTGCGCGGCGACGCTTTCGTCGGTCGCTCGGTGGCCCTGTCCGGCGGGTGA
- a CDS encoding cyclic nucleotide-binding domain-containing protein, with protein MQTTRVELLQGMPIFGAIREDILRFLLDQARSVSIHAGEFFFHEGDAATGMYVLEQGRVAVLKHWKGQSFLLRELAEGDCFGEMALMDLMPRSASVRALEDCSAIEIRSAHLHALYRQDVEQFALVQMNMGREVSRRLRAAVEQLFRNGMEAATDASASVARDLVH; from the coding sequence ATGCAGACCACTCGAGTCGAACTGTTGCAGGGCATGCCGATCTTCGGCGCCATTCGGGAGGACATCCTGCGCTTCCTGCTGGACCAGGCGCGGTCGGTGTCGATACACGCCGGCGAGTTCTTCTTTCACGAGGGCGATGCGGCCACCGGCATGTACGTGCTCGAACAGGGCCGCGTGGCGGTGCTCAAGCACTGGAAGGGGCAGTCGTTCCTGCTGCGCGAACTGGCCGAAGGCGACTGCTTCGGCGAGATGGCGCTGATGGACCTGATGCCTCGCAGCGCCTCGGTCAGGGCCCTCGAGGATTGCAGCGCGATCGAGATCCGCTCCGCTCACCTGCATGCGCTGTACAGGCAGGATGTCGAGCAGTTCGCGCTCGTGCAGATGAACATGGGACGCGAAGTCTCGCGACGACTTCGCGCCGCCGTGGAGCAACTCTTCCGCAACGGCATGGAAGCGGCGACGGACGCGTCGGCGAGCGTCGCGCGCGACCTGGTGCACTGA
- a CDS encoding NAD(P)-dependent oxidoreductase, with the protein MKRLRILVTHDAQARRLYYGDAAIARLRALGDVSVNDTGGPLPLPQLVALARDCQVIVSDRQTAAPAAVFEQLPGLAVFMRCAVDIRNVDVAAASAHGVLVTRASAGFATAVAEWVMAAMLDLSRHTSEYVATWRAGAVPTARMGRELRGATLGVLGYGAIGRAVVRLGLAFGMRVCVADPNVQVDDPAVEQLTLDAVLAAADCVVCLVVATPQTENLMNDARFAQMKDGAFFVNASRGELVDEAALLRALDSGRLAGCAMDVGRAPDQMPSRSLAAHPRVVATPHVGGLTPPAVSHQAIETTEQLAAITRGETPRGAVNPEHARRLQTL; encoded by the coding sequence GTGAAGCGGCTGCGCATCCTGGTGACGCACGATGCCCAGGCGCGGCGCCTGTACTACGGCGACGCGGCGATCGCGCGCCTGCGCGCGCTGGGCGACGTGAGCGTCAACGACACCGGGGGACCATTGCCGCTGCCGCAGCTGGTGGCGCTCGCGCGCGACTGCCAGGTGATCGTCAGCGACCGGCAGACGGCCGCGCCGGCGGCCGTGTTCGAGCAGCTTCCCGGTCTCGCGGTGTTCATGCGCTGCGCGGTCGACATCCGCAACGTCGATGTGGCCGCTGCCAGCGCACACGGTGTGCTCGTGACCCGCGCGAGCGCCGGCTTCGCGACCGCGGTGGCCGAGTGGGTGATGGCCGCCATGCTCGACCTGAGCCGCCACACGAGCGAGTACGTCGCCACCTGGCGCGCCGGCGCGGTGCCGACCGCCCGCATGGGCCGTGAGCTGCGCGGGGCCACGCTCGGCGTGCTCGGCTACGGTGCCATCGGCCGCGCGGTCGTTCGCCTCGGGCTGGCCTTCGGCATGCGGGTGTGCGTGGCCGATCCGAACGTGCAGGTGGACGATCCGGCCGTCGAGCAGCTCACGCTGGACGCGGTGCTGGCCGCGGCCGATTGTGTCGTGTGCCTGGTCGTGGCGACGCCGCAGACGGAGAACCTGATGAACGATGCGCGCTTCGCGCAGATGAAGGACGGCGCGTTCTTCGTCAATGCGTCGCGTGGCGAGCTCGTCGACGAGGCCGCGCTGCTGCGCGCCCTCGACAGCGGCCGGCTGGCGGGCTGCGCGATGGACGTGGGCCGCGCCCCGGACCAGATGCCATCGCGGTCGCTCGCCGCGCATCCGCGTGTCGTCGCCACGCCGCACGTCGGCGGCCTCACGCCGCCGGCGGTGTCGCACCAGGCGATCGAGACCACCGAGCAGCTCGCGGCCATCACACGCGGCGAGACGCCGCGCGGGGCGGTGAACCCGGAGCACGCGCGGCGCTTGCAAACCTTGTAG
- a CDS encoding AraC family transcriptional regulator: protein MPAHPSTVSRINRVIDYIDAHLTEPLDLQTLAAVAHFSPWHFHRVFHETTGETLAQCVRRRRLEVSAGRLVAAPEMAASRIALEVGFGSAEVFTRAFSAHFGVTPTAWRRGASRDWAESRWRQLSKIHQADRNTHQEVALAFKHDPELWPTGSVEPAQGDPMEVQIRTLPEVRVAYMRCVGPYGNSGIPKTWLRFAAWCEQQGLMQPRRTMYGVAHDNPMVTSPQQCRYDACVEVGPGFLPHGEIGVQALPGGRYACTRFSGATDEVDGAWGRFMIEGLPATGYRPDDGPRIEIYGADFAFDEKTGVFSCELCAPVVPV, encoded by the coding sequence ATGCCCGCCCATCCTTCCACCGTCAGCCGCATCAACCGGGTCATCGACTACATCGATGCGCACCTGACCGAGCCGCTGGACCTGCAGACCCTGGCCGCAGTCGCGCACTTCTCGCCCTGGCACTTCCATCGCGTGTTCCACGAGACGACCGGCGAGACGCTGGCCCAGTGCGTGCGTCGGCGCCGGCTCGAGGTGAGCGCGGGGCGCCTGGTGGCCGCGCCCGAGATGGCGGCCTCGCGCATCGCGCTGGAAGTGGGTTTCGGCTCGGCCGAGGTCTTCACCCGCGCCTTCAGCGCGCACTTCGGCGTCACGCCCACGGCCTGGCGGCGCGGGGCGTCACGCGACTGGGCCGAGTCGCGCTGGCGACAGCTCAGCAAGATTCATCAAGCCGATCGCAACACGCATCAAGAGGTGGCACTGGCGTTCAAGCACGATCCCGAGCTCTGGCCGACGGGCAGCGTCGAGCCGGCACAAGGAGATCCGATGGAGGTGCAGATCAGGACCTTGCCCGAGGTGCGGGTGGCCTACATGCGCTGCGTCGGCCCCTACGGCAACTCCGGCATTCCGAAGACCTGGCTTCGCTTTGCCGCCTGGTGCGAGCAGCAGGGGCTGATGCAGCCGCGCCGCACGATGTACGGCGTGGCGCACGACAACCCGATGGTGACGTCGCCGCAGCAATGCCGCTACGACGCCTGCGTCGAAGTCGGTCCCGGGTTCCTGCCCCATGGCGAGATCGGTGTGCAGGCGCTGCCGGGCGGGCGCTATGCCTGCACGCGCTTTTCCGGCGCGACCGACGAGGTCGACGGCGCCTGGGGCCGCTTCATGATCGAAGGGTTGCCGGCCACCGGCTACCGCCCCGACGACGGTCCGCGCATCGAGATCTACGGCGCCGACTTCGCCTTCGACGAGAAGACCGGCGTGTTCTCGTGCGAGCTGTGCGCGCCCGTCGTGCCCGTCTAA